The following DNA comes from Rhinoderma darwinii isolate aRhiDar2 chromosome 3 unlocalized genomic scaffold, aRhiDar2.hap1 SUPER_3_unloc_4, whole genome shotgun sequence.
tgtggcggaatgcgtccaacctgcctccctgaaggcgttacagtgcttcctggggttcgctaattattacaggagatttattgctaacttctcggtcatcgctaagccccttacggatctcactcgcaaaggtgctgatctcctccactggcctcctaaggctgtccaggcttttgaggtccttaagaagtgctttatctcggccccagtgctggttcagcccaaccaaatggagccatttatcgtggaggttgacgcgtccgaggtgggagtgggggctgtcttgtcccagggtaccaggtccctcacccatctccgcccctgtgcctacttctccaggaagttttcgcccactgagtaactatgatattggcaaccgcaaactcttagccattaaatgggcatttgaagagtggcgccacttcctggagggggctaggcaccaggttacggtccttaccgaccacaagaatctggttttcctagaatctgccaggaggctaaacccgagacaagctcgatgggcgttattttttaccagattcaactttttggtcacctatagggctgggtctaaaaatattaaggctgatgcactgtcgcgtagcttcatggccagccctccttcggaggaagatcctgcttgtgttttgcctccaggtataatcatttcctctattgattctgatttagtctctgaaattgcggctgatcaaggttcagctcccgggaaccttcctgagaacaagctgtttgttccccatcaattccggctaagggtacttagggaaaatcatgactctgcactatctggccatccaggcatcctgggtaccaagcacctcatttccagaaactattggtggcctgggttgctcaaagactttaaggcctacgtcgctgcttgtgaagtttgtgctaggtccaagactcccaggtcccgaccagcgggcttactgtgttctttgcccgttccccagagaccttggacccatatctccatggatttcatcaccgatttgcctccgtctcaaggcaagtcggtggtgtgggttgtagtagaccacttcagtaagatgtgccactttgtgcccctcaagaaactacccaatgctaagacgttagctaccttgtttgtcaaacacatcctgcatctccatggggtccctgtcaatattgtttctgacagaggggtacaatttgtttcattgttttggagagccttctgtaaaaagttggagattgatctgtccttctcctctgccctccatcctgaaactaatggccaaactgagaggactaatcagtctctagaacaataattaaggtgttttatctctgactgtcaatatgattgggtctcattcattctcctcgccgaattttcccttaataaccgggtcagtaactcgtcaggggtctccccctttttctgtaattttgggtttaatccacggttctcctccgtttcacctggtagttccaacaatcccgaggtagatgtcgttcatcggaaactgtgcacagtctgggctcaggttcagaagaacctagaggagtcccagagcatacaaaagactcaggcagatagaagacgttctgctaaccccttgtttgtggtcggggatctggtgtggctatcatcaaaaaatttgcgccttaaagtcccgtccaagaagtttgctccccggtttatagggccatacaaggtaattgaagtccttaaccctgtctccttccgactggagttgcccccgtcttttcgagtacacaacgtgtttcatgcctccctccttaaacactgctccccgtccttggctccctcgaggaatcctccggtccctgttctcacccctgagggggtagaattcgaggtggctaagattgtggacagcaggatggtccaaggctccctccagtacctggtccattggaggggatacgggcctgaggagaggacttgggtacccgcccgggatgttcacgctggggtattgcccaggaggttccaccttcgtttccccaataaaccaggtcctccTAGAAAGGGTCCCCAtagaagggggggtactgtaaaggatctgccagacacaacttctgtgtcgacgcccataggtaatcagtctgcacctgcttctatgtctgtgagactgactccatcttccaccacccaggatggcaggcttaggagtgggagagcctatcacagcctggccagacggagctagctcccgccctctgtctatttatacgtgcctttcctgttcctcctttgcttgtgattcttctctgttggtttcctggccctgctgcagcttcttgaactactgatcctctgcttgtgattgaccttggcttttctgaccattcttctgctctgcgtttttgtacctcgctcatctcctggttttactcggctcgttcacctcgcttgttgctcacggtgttcccgtgggcaacttccccatttccctgccttctttgtacccttgtctgtttgtctgtcgtgcacctattgagtgtagggaccgtcgcccagttgtaccccgtcgcctagggcgggtcgttgcaagtaggcagggactgagtggcgggtagattagggctcacttgtctgtttccctacccctacaTTACAAGATCATTGACAAAACCAAGCCTAACTTTTGACTTAAAACACAACTTGTGCTTTATAATATCAGAAGACCTTGTTCAATACGAAGCATGAAGTGCCAAATAGATTCTTTCATTCATAGGGAGAGCAAAATGCAAAGTAATGCTCTTAGTGTAGAGCCCACTATAATGGCCAATGCTCACCTCATAGACTGCCACGCTTGTGGTATATGGAGTAGCAGCTGACACACTTTTCCCAGATATGGAATGACGTGGGGTCCTTATTTCACTGACACTTTTTCCCAGTATGCTGGACCTGCTATCATCACCCAATTTCTGTGAAAAGACAGCTCGAGATTAAGATTTTGTAgggtctttatacctttcctcccCTAACTATCCAGTTCTTACCTTTTTGCTCTGGGTGTAGATAAAAACTAAGTCATCTGTGGTAAGAATCATTTTATTAGGACCTTTTATGAGTTTGGTATGCTGAATTCTTCTCCTGCACAGAGAGAAAAAATGGTGTTAATCAAATGCTACACAGTGAGATTGTTCATCTGAAGTCAATATGGCACCACCATTCTCCAGTGGAAGCAGATGACGTTGCTGCAATGGCAAGAATAGCCTATAGGTAATCCCAGCTATGATATTGGGTAGCATTGAGGTATGATATCTTTATGTGCAGACATTTCAACCCAACAGGCACTTATAAAGGGGCTGTCTCAATACAAAAACCCAAGTAAACCACCTCAACTGCAACCCCATCCGTTAGCTGTTATTGCTAAAATAAAGTTAGATAgccatatattataaaaaaaaaaaagggtgcccCTGGAAGACCTGGCACAACCATCTATAATATGgttcccatttatttgaatgggtgccATGCAATATTACACTTCGCAGCTGCTTCATAGGAAATAATGTATAACATGgagcccattcaaattaatggcggACCATGTAATACAGAGTGGGAGCTGCTCTATTTTAGAGGGTCTCTACTCTGTCTAAAAGAGGTCTCAAGCAAGGGACTTCTTTGTATTATATCAATGTGCCctaatagactatatacacaggggTTGTAGTCCTGAGACAACCGGTTACTCTAGTCATTTAGCCTTAGTCATCCACAGTAATAATGTCTCTGGAAATATCTTAGCTGGTTTACTTTAGTCAGGGTACAATAAATGTGGCCAACATTAAATCTTGGCCGCGCAGTTATGTCTCTTTACTCAGACTTGGACTGGCGTGTATCTTTATTGAATTGGGGAGAGGGAAATAAGCTCTTGCCAGGGGGACAAAGGatcggcatgttgaaatccaacatgccattTCCTTCTTTCCTTCGACATCTGCCAACGAAGGAGGGTCGGgtgccccatacacattagaattTTGGCGAGATCGGCTGAGTTTTGTCTAATGTGTATAAGAATCTTTATTTTCATGCAGTTGttatttccctcccgtaaatactctcCACAGATAAGATCAAATAATTTGCTGATCAAGGTGTGACAGTGAGTACAGAAGGGGAAGGCAGCACAAAGAGACTTTCATGCTTCTAATTCCAAAATACCCCACCCCCAAAACCACCCCTTAAAGTCTTTACCATGTAAATCACTAGTGTTACTATCAATTGTGACTGAAAATGTTAACAACATTCCAACATAGTCTATTCACTCTGATCCACCTATAGACACAAAAACGAAACAGTGACAAACAGGAGGTCTTACCTTATGTAGTAAGCAAGCGAAGCTCCTGTAAGCAAAAAGCTTGTGATGAGAATGAAGATCAGAATAACAAATGCAGGATCCACACCTGTAAATAAAAATCAGGACTCATGAACCCTCAGGACAACTATGCATTAATGCACACAATCCAGAAAGAGCTCTGATTGTTAATCCACTGAGTGAAAAAAGTATCAGATATTTTCATGGTCGCTAGTCAGCTCTTTTGATGTTTGACAAAAGTCATTTGAGAATCTAGTGTGGGGTAAAGTAAAGATTTGATTGTAGGGTCACCAGAGTACCACAGGATCCAGGCTTTGACAGAATAATAGGCCCCAAATAAAATAGTTAATACAAAACTTAAAGTTAAAAGCTATCTCTGGAGCCAATCGCTAGGTTCTTTTTCTTAGCTAAAGGGTTTGCAAATGTAGCAGTGGTCCCCAGGCTCAGGCACATGAGGGGACCTAAAGGTGCCTTTTCCACACAAGCAGAAACCTGTATTATAAATGACAAATGGTAGGTGGGAggacctgttacagattttacattgaggcccaggagcttcaatttATTCCTCTGATATAACCTAATAGACCTTATTGAAATGTCCTAATAACAATTGAATAACTAAGTCTCTAAATAATTTCTAAATATTTTTAGAAATGGAataatttacatttttaaaaataatcaTTTAACGCATAAAATATGTGCAAAAATGTCCCCAATTGTATAAAATGTCTCTTGTTGTATAGGTCTTTGTACCTACTGGGCGCTAAAAGGGCTAGTGTACATTCAGAAAACTTTCGATATGTCACAGAGACATATCAGTAGTTTGGACCGGTTCGGTTCCGGGTGCTGCTACGCACCTTCAGGTGTGATCAGCGCTCAACGTCTATGTGAGCCATCTTCAGCCCATCAAGGAGCACCGATCACAGCTGAAGATGCTTCTGCCCCTCAAGGGGCAGATAAGGGGCAAACTTCTGATACTGTACATCTCTATGACATATTAAAGTATGCTGAAAGAGCATTTACTCTTTAAGGAAATAATAACCTATGAAGTTAGCCATCAGTAGTAAGTTACACAATGGCATACCTCCAATGCAGATTGAGCTCCGGTCAAACCAACAGTCAGAGTCAGTGCCAGGATGATAATGGTATGGAAAATGAATTTTCCTCAAGTAATGTAGGTCTCCGGTAGCTGTATTAATAGTGTATACAGGGGTGAGTATCCTGCTATCTCCATCTGTATCCAGGATGACATATGGTGTCTGAGAGTCCCCATCTTCATCCAAGTTTAGCGGGTAGCCAAATCCTTCCACCTGTAGGTTCCCAACATGTCTTGCAATGGATGTAGCTGTCACTTTCTGTCCTGCTCGATAAGTCCTTTCAATGACTCTGGCCATAAGGTAAACAGAGTTGTAGATGGTTGCAAAGAGTGGTGACACCTAGATGTAGGCAGACATCATGGACATAAATTAATATATCTCAACCTTGTAAGGTGATATGGTGGAATTAGAACAAATTAGTACTATTGAATAACATTGAAACAAATATGAAATTATCTCTCTCTTATAAAGACAAGTACTGATTACCTCCATTGGATCGATATCTCGTGGAACTTCATCATTGGCCTTTGCATCTTGGAAAGTATCATAAAAGTTGCCATGCTGAGATGTGATGGTGACAGTAAGGACAGCATCGTATGCACGTCGTAGTTTAGTATTGTTGGTAAAGACAGGAAAAGGGCGGTCATATGGAAGACTGTACAAAAGAGTGTCATAGGGAATAAAAACTGTTGTACCATCTGTCATGCGAAGTTCATGAGCTATTTCTAGAAGATGACGTTGATGCTCTCCACCAATCAAGACGGAGTGCATGCACATGACCACCACTGCAGAAGATGAAATAAATGATGTACTAGTTATATAAATTGCctgttttagccattttttgtgttttactctcCTATAATAGCAGGACACCAACATATACCAAAGGCTTGTGCCCCGCAATATATTTAGTAATATTAGAAGGTGAATTAAAGGAGTGGTAAACCAAAAGGAGAAGAAAGGGAAATTAAAACAGAAAACATacctacatacagtatatatcaaGAAAATAAAACAACTCACCTCTCACTCTGCGCCGTCTTTTTACCCTCTTTAATGCTTCCCTTGCCCCATTTGCCCCCTCTTCCATGGTAACTACTGGTCCGACTGGAAGGCCCCAGTTACGTAGAGCATCAGCTAGCTCCTTGCCAGCTCCAACCCAATGCTCTTGTGGGGCCATTATAACAGCTACACCAGCCCAGTGAAAGAAACTTAACACAGAATAAATAATGTGAACTGGATGTGGAAGGGGGGTCAGAACTCCAAGGCAAGACCAAGACAGCATTGGTTTGTTCCAACCTTTCGCAAGTAGGCTTGCAGCAGAACAATAGGCAGGGTTGGCTGGTCCAACAAAAGCAGCTACTGAATGTTCCATAAGAGAAAAGGCTGCAAATGCACGGGGTGCAGAACATCCTTGGGTCAATAAGACTTGGTCAAACCAAATACCAGATGCAAGTCTATGGTCTGAGTTTAAGTCAGAAATTGCCAGGCGAGCTGCCACATTTGGGAGAGCCTTTGCTATCAATGGGTCACATGTCCAAGGACCCACTAAGCCAATTCGAAAGGTGGCTGCCAAATTTGTGTTTGGTAAGATGAATAAAATGAGAAAATATAACACATTTGAAGATGATAGTGTCCACCTTGGATGGTTTGAAAGGAAAAGTAAAGATATTGGATGAGGCATGATGTCAGCACAATTTCAAAGAAGGGTGGAAGTCATCATGAATGTAGTCTTGTAAATTCTTGGCTATTTGCGTCAGAATTTTGGAGATGAGAGAACAGCAAGGAAAGATTAAAGTGAAAAGACATATAAATTACAGGTTTTAGGACATTGTAATATAAATATTTGAGGATTAGCAGTCATGGCCCTATAAACGAATACTTGATGCCTAGATCCGAGGATTTTCCCTTCAAAGGCTACAGAGAGGTCAAGTAGGATTTGTCCAACCTTATCATAATCACATCTGATTTGTGACAACAGTAGAATCATGGATTACCACTTTTCTAGTATTTATGGATAGTAAATACAGAACCCTTTCTTGAAACACATGGTTCAGCAAACAAAAACTCTAAATGACTATTATATAACAAATTATTATTCCATTATGGGACATATAAGCTTGATCTTTTAGGATATTTTCTCTTATATATATAGTCACTATTAAATTATAGTCATTTATTCTaaataattatgaaaaaaaaatgcaattttactAAAAAGATTCTTTACCTTAAAAAATCTACCAAAAACATTTTCATTATGTTAGATTGAACGTCTGTGTCATAAACACTAACCTGGACATCCTTGGTTTTGATTTGAATCATTGACATGGTTGATTTTCCTAGTTGTTTGGAATGCTGAAGATTCCTAGAGATCCAAAGATCCGTGTAGCGACAAGAAGATGGAGAGAGTCGGAGAGACACCTAATCCTGATCTttaatctgctttttttttccttaccCTATCTTCTACTTATAGGACagttctttttcttctctctcctCCTTCTAATCTCTCCTCCTTCTCTATCTACTGTCACATTCTCTAGTTCTTCTACTTATTTGTTCGATTGTCTGCTATCTTTCGATACATTTAGACTTTATTGTCTACATCATctgctgacatcttattgttTGTCTTTCTAATCTCAGTCCCTAATGTGACTTCAAAAACGAGAATTGTTTTCCTGTAAAGTACCAGCTCTCAatcatttaaaaatatttttccacTGACTATCGGTCCAATATCTGTGAAAGGTCCTCTTTGGCTGATATTCTTGCTTTTCTTCATAGTCGAATGTCAGGGCTCTTTCTCCACCTGTCACACTAACCCCCTCTGTACCAATTCTCTCAGAACTCATTAAGCTGATTAGCCAAAGCACTGTTGAAGGGGGGTAAAGATTAGGTCACCTCTTACTGTGTGCTAGAATAGCGTCCACCCTCAGAGGTCTGTAGGTTTTTATTCTAGAGAGGAGGCGTGAGCGATAGCTGTGTACTTTATACTATAAAGAGGAGAGTGAGAGTTAGGCGTACATATTTTTGCGGGGGGAGAGCTGATAAAACCATATAAAGTAGAATGACAAATAATTGTGTAtattgatgagaaaaagaaagtgACATACAATTGTGTACGGAGTTACAACACAATTCTCTCAACCCCTTACAGCTCAACAATTTAGTCTCCTGACTCTTATATAAGCATTAGAATGACGTACCCAGTCTCCATTGGTAGGAAATATATGGCCTCATATACCACCTATCCAGGGATGTAGATGTAGGGCAGTCGTACACAACTTGTGCCCCGAATGGCGGCTTTGAGCCATAAATTCACAGACGTGTCCTTTGGCAGCCACATCCTATACCTTATTGATGGCACCATTATTGGAGGTATATTGTGTCTGGCGCATTATTGTACTGTGGGGCTGTATGAGTTCTATTttatgcagtgtattagagcactGCAGGGAAAACTGTTACTGTGTTATGTCTTGTGTAGATCATGACCATCGGTTTTATCCAGAATGCTTCTATTCCATCTGagatatttattgcatatccacaagatattccataaatgtctgatcggttcAGCACAGAGAAGAGACAAGCTAGAGAGGTGGCTGAGCATGTGCGactttctcctttgtagtttataTGAGTTATGACATGCCCAGAATGCATGTGCAAATATGGCAAGAAGAAAAATCCCATGATCAACTTCCCAACTCCACTATATAGTGCTCAAACCAAATAGAAAGGTATTGCTTACAATAACTATACTCCATGAATACTCATAAGTGCAGAACAATATATCATCTACCCTAAACTGCATACATGTCCTACAATCTGCTTCTAAGATGAGACACGTGGGAGATTTAGAAGACTATGCAAGTTGTGAAGTCAATCAGACCTCGGTTACCTCATATGCAGCCAATCTTGAACACACAGTGGTTTTAACCACTTccagccgcagccatttttcagattttcattttagttttttcctccctaccttccaaaagccataacttttttacttttcagtcgatatagtcctatgagggcttgatttttgcgggacgagttgtagtttttcatagcaccatttattgtgccatataatttactaagaaacagggaaaaaattatttgtggggtagaaaatgaaaaaaacagctattcctccattgtttttttgcgcttcgtttttatggaattcactgtgcaattaaaacaacatgtttactttattttgtgggtcaatacaattatagtaataccaaatatatatagtttttttttatctgactaatgtttactagtccccctaggggacttgaaccagcgattgttagatatatcatgattctgataggcttctattaagcccttaataggagaacaaagatggcggacctggggaccttcattaggcccccaggcagccattgcAAACATCGCCACCCCGTAattgcaatgagctgttagagggggtcgccaccctctttctaacgatttaaacactgcggtcgctattgagagaggcatttaacgagttaaacgagcgggatcgcgctcaagcgcgatcctgctggttactctgaagtgtcggctgtaacatacaaccgACATCCGCATcgcatggagcgggttcactctttGGCGTATGAATATGTCAAATGTtggcaaggggttaaaactgggaTCTGGACATTAACATCTGTATCTTCATGAGGGCATTAAAGTTGAGCAACTAAAGTGTTACTTCCTGGTCTTTTGAGAAGCGAGTCAGAAGGATACAGTAAAGGTATTTATcaaggttccatggtgtaatggttagcactttggactctgaatccagcgatCCGAGAGGGTGGAACCTGGCGTTTGTTATTTCTTTGACCTTCTATAATATGAAAACAAATGATATAATTAGTTAAGGAGGTGGCTGTGCATGTGCCACTTTCTCCTTTATAGTTTATATGTTATTTGCAAGTGCAAATATGGCAAATATGGCAAGTACAGACGTAaagaataaaacacaacactACTGTAACaaatcctcgttagtatagtggtgaGTATCCccacctgtcacgcgggagaccggggttcaattccccgacggggaggttTGTCCTTTTCATCCACCTGAATATAATAAacagagtttttaaaaaaaaatgtcgtaACCAAACATCACCAAACATATATATTTTGTGACAATAAATTTCCTTTATAAAATTCACTTACAACATGGAGTACAGGAAAAATTTAGCATTTTACACGTCAAAGAATTGACCCGACTTTCTATTTACACAACGCATTTTTAAATTACgctcatgtaaaaaaaacacaggatG
Coding sequences within:
- the LOC142683518 gene encoding retinal guanylyl cyclase 2-like, with amino-acid sequence MPHPISLLFLSNHPRWTLSSSNVLYFLILFILPNTNLAATFRIGLVGPWTCDPLIAKALPNVAARLAISDLNSDHRLASGIWFDQVLLTQGCSAPRAFAAFSLMEHSVAAFVGPANPAYCSAASLLAKGWNKPMLSWSCLGVLTPLPHPVHIIYSVLSFFHWAGVAVIMAPQEHWVGAGKELADALRNWGLPVGPVVTMEEGANGAREALKRVKRRRRVRVVVMCMHSVLIGGEHQRHLLEIAHELRMTDGTTVFIPYDTLLYSLPYDRPFPVFTNNTKLRRAYDAVLTVTITSQHGNFYDTFQDAKANDEVPRDIDPMEVSPLFATIYNSVYLMARVIERTYRAGQKVTATSIARHVGNLQVEGFGYPLNLDEDGDSQTPYVILDTDGDSRILTPVYTINTATGDLHYLRKIHFPYHYHPGTDSDCWFDRSSICIGGVDPAFVILIFILITSFLLTGASLAYYIRRRIQHTKLIKGPNKMILTTDDLVFIYTQSKKKLGDDSRSSILGKSVSEIRTPRHSISGKSVSAATPYTTSVAVYEGDWVFLKRFPGEKLGDIRPATRNVFCMLRELRHENLNLYLGIFNDMGVIGVVSEHCSRGSLEDLIQNQDMKLDWMFKSSLLLDLIKGLKFLHHREIAHGRLKSRNCVVDGRFVLKVTDHGINQLQEAQRLTPAESKPEDLFWTAPELLRDSLLCLKGSYRGDVYSFAIITQEVIIRGTPYCMLELSADEIIRKVCRPPPLCRPSVSLDQAPPECIHLMKQCWSEHPERRPNIDQIFDQFKTINRGRKTNIIDSMLRMLEQYSSNLEDLIRERTEELEVEKQKTDKLLTQMLPPSVAESLKTGAPVEPEHFDQVTIYFSDIVGFTTISSLSDPIEVVDLLNDLYTLFDAIIGSHDVYKVETIGDAYMVASGLPKRNGTRHAAEISNMSLDILSSVGSFKMRHMPEVPVRIRIGLHSGPCVAGVVGLTMPRYCLFGDTVNTASRMESTGLPYRVHVNVSTVNILNSLQEGYKTEVRGKTELKGKGIEDTFWLVGKEGFNKPLPTPPDILPGACNHGISLDEIPEQRRKKLEMEKDIVKKQKMK